The Sphingobium sp. BYY-5 genome contains a region encoding:
- the clpA gene encoding ATP-dependent Clp protease ATP-binding subunit ClpA, with product MPSFAPALETTLHNALTHASERKHEYATLEHLLLALIDDEHASKVMQACGVELGELGDAVTHYLDTELDSLKVEGTSDPSPTSGFQRVVQRAILHVQSSGKDEVTGANVLVALFSERESYAVYFLQQQDMSRLDAVSYISHGVGKGTPTPERQETKGAAEEEKKVQDGKAKKDSALDQFTVNLNEKAERGKVDPLIGRSAEVDRTIQILCRRSKNNPLYVGDPGVGKTAIAEGLARKIIEGDVPDVLKDAVIYSLDMGALLAGTRYRGDFEERLKAVVTELEKMPDAVLFIDEIHTVIGAGATSGGAMDASNLLKPALSGGTIRCIGSTTYKEFRNHFEKDRALLRRFQKIDVNEPSIDDTIKILAGLRTAFEDHHHVKYTPDAIKAAVELSARYINDRKLPDKAIDVIDEVGAMQMLVVPSKRKKTITPKEIEQVIATMARIPPKTVSSDDKSVLESLTTDLKRVVFGQDKAIETLSSAIKLSRAGLRDPDKPIGNYLFSGPTGVGKTEVARQLATLLGIPLQRFDMSEYMERHSVSRLIGAPPGYVGYDQGGLLTDAVDQQPHSVLLLDEIEKAHPDLFNILLQVMDNGRLTDHHGKTVDFRNTILIMTTNAGASDMAKESIGFGELTREDVQEDAVKKLFTPEFRNRLDAVVPFGYLPPEIVARVIDKFVLQLELQLADRDVHITLDEDAKAWLTKKGYDKLYGARPMGRLMQEKIKQPLAEELLFGKLVHGGEVHVRMKDEALSFEITPAAPKKGKKGGKAKTAEGTK from the coding sequence ATGCCTTCTTTCGCACCCGCCCTTGAAACCACCCTGCACAACGCGCTGACCCATGCGTCGGAGCGCAAGCATGAATATGCCACGCTGGAGCATCTGCTGCTCGCGCTGATCGACGACGAACATGCGTCGAAGGTGATGCAGGCGTGCGGCGTGGAGCTGGGCGAGCTGGGTGACGCCGTGACCCATTATCTCGACACCGAACTGGACAGTTTGAAGGTCGAGGGAACGAGCGACCCGTCCCCCACCAGCGGTTTCCAGCGCGTCGTCCAGCGCGCCATCCTGCACGTCCAGTCGTCCGGCAAGGATGAGGTGACGGGCGCCAACGTCCTGGTCGCGCTCTTTTCCGAACGCGAAAGCTATGCCGTCTACTTCCTGCAACAGCAGGATATGAGCCGTCTGGATGCCGTCAGCTATATCAGCCACGGCGTCGGCAAGGGCACGCCCACGCCCGAGCGTCAGGAGACCAAGGGCGCCGCCGAGGAGGAAAAGAAGGTGCAGGACGGTAAGGCCAAGAAGGACAGCGCCCTCGACCAGTTCACCGTCAACCTCAATGAAAAGGCGGAGCGCGGCAAGGTCGATCCCCTGATCGGCCGTTCGGCCGAGGTGGATCGCACCATCCAGATCCTCTGCCGCCGCTCGAAAAACAACCCGCTCTATGTCGGTGATCCCGGCGTCGGCAAGACCGCGATCGCGGAAGGACTGGCGCGCAAGATCATCGAGGGTGATGTGCCCGACGTCCTCAAGGACGCGGTGATCTACTCGCTCGACATGGGCGCGTTGCTGGCCGGCACCCGCTATCGCGGCGATTTCGAGGAGCGGCTGAAAGCGGTCGTCACCGAACTGGAAAAGATGCCCGATGCGGTCCTCTTCATCGATGAAATCCACACCGTCATCGGCGCGGGCGCGACCAGCGGCGGCGCGATGGATGCGTCCAACCTGCTGAAACCGGCCCTGTCGGGCGGCACGATCCGCTGCATCGGTTCGACCACCTACAAGGAATTCCGCAATCATTTCGAAAAGGATCGCGCGCTGCTGCGCCGGTTCCAGAAGATCGACGTCAACGAACCGTCGATCGACGACACGATCAAGATCCTGGCCGGTCTGCGCACCGCGTTCGAGGATCATCATCACGTCAAATATACGCCCGACGCGATCAAGGCGGCGGTGGAACTGTCAGCGCGCTACATCAACGACCGCAAGCTGCCCGACAAGGCGATCGACGTGATCGATGAAGTCGGCGCGATGCAGATGCTGGTGGTCCCATCGAAACGCAAGAAGACGATCACCCCCAAGGAGATCGAACAGGTCATCGCGACCATGGCTCGCATCCCCCCCAAGACGGTGTCGTCCGACGACAAGAGCGTGCTGGAATCGCTGACCACGGACCTGAAAAGGGTCGTCTTCGGCCAGGACAAGGCGATCGAAACCCTGTCCTCCGCGATCAAGCTGTCGCGCGCGGGCCTGCGCGATCCCGACAAGCCGATCGGCAACTATCTCTTCTCCGGCCCCACCGGCGTCGGCAAGACGGAGGTGGCGCGCCAGCTCGCCACGCTGCTCGGCATCCCGCTCCAGCGGTTCGACATGTCGGAATATATGGAACGCCATTCGGTCAGCCGCCTGATCGGCGCCCCTCCGGGCTATGTCGGCTATGACCAGGGCGGCCTGCTGACCGATGCCGTCGACCAGCAGCCGCACAGCGTGCTGCTGCTCGACGAGATCGAGAAGGCGCATCCCGACCTGTTCAACATCCTGTTGCAGGTGATGGACAATGGCCGCCTGACCGACCACCACGGCAAGACCGTCGATTTCCGCAACACCATCCTCATCATGACCACCAATGCCGGTGCGTCGGACATGGCGAAGGAAAGCATCGGTTTCGGCGAACTGACGCGCGAGGATGTGCAGGAGGATGCGGTGAAGAAGCTCTTCACCCCCGAATTCCGCAACCGTCTCGATGCGGTGGTGCCCTTCGGCTATCTGCCGCCGGAAATCGTCGCCCGCGTCATCGACAAGTTCGTGCTGCAACTGGAACTGCAACTGGCCGACCGCGACGTCCACATCACCCTGGACGAGGATGCCAAGGCCTGGCTCACCAAGAAGGGCTATGACAAGCTCTACGGCGCCCGCCCGATGGGTCGCCTGATGCAGGAGAAGATCAAGCAGCCGCTGGCCGAGGAACTGCTGTTCGGCAAGCTGGTCCATGGCGGCGAAGTCCATGTCCGCATGAAGGATGAGGCCCTCTCCTTCGAAATCACCCCCGCCGCCCCCAAAAAGGGCAAGAAAGGCGGCAAGGCGAAGACAGCCGAAGGCACTAAATAA
- a CDS encoding glutathione S-transferase family protein — translation MPHNLTLYTNPMSRGQIARWMLEEVGEAYEMVILDFDSGMKSADYLAINPMGKVPAIVHAGRIVTECAAICAYLADAFPAANLAPPVDQRADYYRWLFFAAGPVEAAITNKAFGFVVPEGRERSAGYGCFDDMIDALESAVSDDGWICGAQFTATDVYVGSQIDWGLSFGTLPSRPAFETYAARLRKRPAYQRQKALDGALIAQMQKKG, via the coding sequence ATGCCCCATAACCTCACCCTCTATACCAACCCCATGTCGCGCGGGCAGATTGCCCGCTGGATGCTGGAGGAGGTTGGCGAAGCCTATGAAATGGTGATCCTCGATTTTGACAGCGGCATGAAATCTGCCGATTATCTGGCGATCAACCCGATGGGCAAGGTGCCTGCCATCGTCCATGCGGGCAGGATAGTGACCGAATGCGCCGCCATCTGCGCCTATCTCGCCGATGCCTTCCCCGCCGCCAACCTGGCCCCGCCGGTCGATCAACGGGCGGATTATTATCGCTGGCTCTTCTTTGCCGCTGGTCCGGTGGAAGCGGCGATCACCAACAAGGCGTTCGGCTTCGTCGTTCCCGAAGGGCGGGAACGCAGCGCCGGATATGGTTGCTTCGACGACATGATCGACGCGCTGGAAAGCGCGGTGTCGGACGATGGCTGGATCTGCGGCGCGCAATTCACCGCCACCGACGTCTATGTGGGGTCGCAGATCGACTGGGGTCTGTCCTTTGGCACCCTGCCCAGCCGCCCCGCCTTCGAAACCTATGCCGCCCGCCTGCGCAAACGCCCGGCCTATCAGCGGCAGAAGGCGCTGGACGGCGCGCTTATCGCGCAGATGCAGAAGAAGGGCTGA
- a CDS encoding aldo/keto reductase family oxidoreductase gives MRMIEKSGSFTLGGRTVNRIGYGAMQLAGPGVFGPPRDHEAALAVLREAVTLGVNHIDTSDFYGPHVTNRIIREALHPYPEDLTIVTKIGARRGEDASWLPAFSPEELTQAVHDNLRNLGREVLDVVNLRVMFDAHGPAEGSIAEPLDVLADLQRQGLVRHIGLSNVTAAQVEEGRAIAEIICVQNMYNIANRQDDALIDILAGQGIAYVPFFPLGGFSSLQSSALSDVAEDLGATPMQVALAWLLRRSPNILLIPGTTSVAHLRENLAAAELALPDEAIAALDRIGA, from the coding sequence ATGCGCATGATCGAGAAGAGCGGCAGTTTTACTCTGGGTGGGCGGACGGTGAACCGGATCGGCTATGGCGCGATGCAGCTTGCCGGGCCGGGCGTGTTTGGACCGCCCAGGGACCATGAGGCGGCGCTGGCCGTACTGCGGGAAGCGGTTACGCTGGGCGTGAACCATATCGACACCAGTGATTTCTATGGACCGCATGTCACCAACCGGATCATCCGCGAGGCGCTGCACCCCTATCCCGAGGACCTGACTATCGTGACCAAGATTGGCGCGCGGCGCGGTGAGGATGCGTCCTGGCTGCCGGCGTTCTCGCCGGAAGAACTGACGCAGGCGGTGCATGACAATCTGCGCAACCTGGGGCGCGAGGTGCTGGACGTGGTCAACCTGCGTGTCATGTTCGACGCCCATGGGCCGGCCGAGGGTTCAATCGCGGAGCCGTTGGACGTGCTGGCGGACCTGCAACGGCAGGGGCTGGTGCGACATATCGGCTTGAGCAACGTCACGGCCGCGCAGGTCGAGGAAGGGCGGGCGATTGCGGAGATTATATGCGTGCAGAATATGTACAATATTGCGAACCGGCAGGATGACGCCCTGATCGATATATTGGCGGGGCAGGGCATCGCCTATGTGCCCTTCTTCCCATTGGGCGGTTTTTCGTCTTTGCAGTCTTCGGCGCTGTCGGACGTTGCGGAGGATTTGGGGGCGACACCGATGCAGGTGGCGCTGGCCTGGCTGTTGCGCCGATCGCCCAACATCCTGCTGATCCCCGGCACAACGTCCGTGGCGCACCTGCGCGAGAATTTGGCGGCGGCGGAGCTGGCATTGCCCGATGAGGCGATCGCGGCGCTCGATCGCATCGGGGCGTAA
- a CDS encoding TetR/AcrR family transcriptional regulator, giving the protein MADTETPLKPRKSPVQARSQVSIAALHVATIQILTRDGLARCTTTRIAARAGLSVGSLYQYYPNRDALLMAVLGRHLADMADTVEQACRAHHGRPVADMAAALATSFLAVKLRDPEKSKALYAVAGERGGPELVAAALARISTAITSMLASAPDARFDDPAMTGAIAFGAMVGPVRALLEGHVPPDYEARLEGELIRLLTAYLTA; this is encoded by the coding sequence ATGGCCGATACCGAAACGCCCCTAAAGCCCCGCAAATCACCGGTTCAGGCGCGATCGCAGGTCAGCATCGCGGCATTGCACGTCGCCACCATTCAGATATTGACGCGCGACGGCCTTGCCCGCTGCACCACGACCCGCATCGCCGCGCGCGCGGGCCTGTCGGTGGGCAGCCTTTACCAATATTATCCCAATCGCGACGCCCTGCTCATGGCGGTGCTGGGGCGCCATCTGGCCGATATGGCCGATACCGTTGAGCAGGCGTGCCGGGCGCACCATGGCCGTCCGGTCGCCGACATGGCGGCCGCGCTGGCAACCAGCTTCCTCGCCGTCAAGCTGCGCGATCCGGAGAAATCAAAGGCGCTCTACGCCGTCGCCGGGGAGCGTGGCGGCCCGGAACTGGTCGCCGCGGCGCTGGCCCGCATCTCGACCGCCATCACGTCCATGCTGGCCAGCGCGCCGGACGCCCGTTTCGACGATCCCGCCATGACCGGCGCCATCGCCTTTGGCGCCATGGTCGGCCCCGTCCGCGCCTTGCTTGAGGGCCATGTTCCACCCGATTATGAAGCCCGGCTGGAGGGGGAGCTGATCCGCCTGCTGACGGCCTACCTCACGGCATGA
- a CDS encoding Bax inhibitor-1/YccA family protein, giving the protein MANWSDPRSDIAGFGGATAARGEAFDAGLRRYMLSVYNYMASGVLLTGLVAMLFASSGLALQILAGPGILKYIIMFAPLVFVMVLSFGINRLSTPAAQGLFWVYAAVMGLSLSSIFLVYTGTSIAQTFFATAAAFAGLSLWGYTTKKDLSGFGTFLIMGVVGLFVAMLINLFLKSSAMDLVISCLGVLLFAGLTAYDTQKIKNIYAHVAGTDMMGKSVVMGALNLYLDFINMFLFLLRFMGDRR; this is encoded by the coding sequence ATGGCCAACTGGTCCGACCCCCGTTCCGACATAGCGGGCTTTGGCGGTGCCACCGCCGCGCGCGGCGAGGCGTTCGACGCCGGGCTGCGCCGCTACATGCTGTCGGTTTACAATTATATGGCGAGCGGCGTGCTGCTGACCGGTCTCGTCGCGATGCTGTTTGCGTCGAGCGGTCTGGCGCTGCAGATTCTCGCCGGTCCCGGCATTCTCAAATATATCATCATGTTCGCGCCTCTGGTGTTCGTGATGGTGTTGAGCTTTGGCATCAACCGGCTGTCGACCCCGGCGGCGCAGGGGCTGTTCTGGGTCTATGCGGCAGTGATGGGCCTGTCGCTGTCGTCGATCTTCCTGGTCTATACCGGCACGTCGATCGCGCAGACCTTCTTCGCGACGGCGGCGGCTTTCGCGGGCCTGAGCCTGTGGGGCTACACCACCAAGAAGGATCTGTCGGGCTTCGGCACTTTCCTCATCATGGGCGTCGTCGGCCTGTTCGTCGCGATGCTCATCAACCTGTTCCTGAAATCGAGCGCGATGGACCTGGTCATCAGTTGCCTTGGCGTGCTGCTGTTCGCGGGCCTGACCGCCTATGACACGCAGAAGATCAAGAACATCTATGCGCATGTTGCGGGCACTGACATGATGGGCAAGTCGGTGGTGATGGGGGCGTTGAACCTCTATCTCGACTTCATCAACATGTTCCTGTTCCTGCTGCGCTTCATGGGCGATCGCCGCTGA
- the thpR gene encoding RNA 2',3'-cyclic phosphodiesterase, whose amino-acid sequence MHRLFVAARPPAPIRSQLMALMTGVPGARWQDDAQLHLTLRFIGEVDRHQANDIADALAAIRFAPFAISLSGVGSFDRKGAVDTLWAGVQPRDSLALLHRKIDRACVSAGLPPEGRAYLPHITMARFGRSGGMVDGFLATHAGLASPPFPVEGFSLFESRMGHDGARYEAVADYGGAGATP is encoded by the coding sequence ATGCATCGCCTGTTCGTGGCCGCCCGCCCGCCCGCTCCCATCCGTTCGCAGCTCATGGCGTTGATGACCGGCGTCCCCGGCGCGCGCTGGCAGGATGACGCGCAATTGCACCTGACCCTGCGCTTCATCGGCGAGGTCGACCGGCATCAGGCCAACGACATCGCCGATGCGCTGGCCGCGATCCGCTTCGCCCCCTTCGCCATCAGCCTGTCGGGCGTGGGCAGCTTCGATCGCAAGGGGGCGGTGGACACGCTCTGGGCCGGGGTCCAGCCGCGCGATTCCCTCGCGCTGCTGCACAGGAAGATCGATCGCGCCTGCGTCTCGGCCGGCCTGCCGCCGGAGGGGCGCGCCTATCTGCCGCACATCACGATGGCGCGCTTTGGCCGGTCGGGCGGCATGGTGGACGGCTTCCTCGCCACCCATGCCGGCCTTGCCAGCCCCCCCTTCCCGGTCGAGGGTTTCAGCCTGTTCGAAAGCCGGATGGGGCATGACGGCGCCCGCTACGAAGCGGTCGCCGACTATGGCGGGGCGGGCGCCACCCCTTAG
- a CDS encoding superoxide dismutase family protein, which produces MKITPILLVLPLGFLASSCATAASDKAAPTAHAKLVAGDGSSRGQATVTEAPDGLHVLVKAQGLTPGIHAVHLHTTGTCTGPDFTSAGGHWNPTGRQHGKDNPAGMHMGDMPNMLAGPDGAGDLEYVVPHGSIKDGATPLLDADGAAVVIHAQADDNKTDPTGNAGGRVACGVLKAG; this is translated from the coding sequence ATGAAGATCACGCCCATTCTGCTCGTCCTGCCGCTTGGCTTTCTTGCATCATCCTGCGCCACCGCCGCTTCGGACAAGGCCGCGCCCACGGCCCATGCCAAGCTGGTCGCCGGTGACGGCAGTTCGCGCGGGCAGGCGACCGTGACCGAAGCGCCCGACGGGCTGCATGTCCTGGTCAAGGCGCAGGGACTGACGCCGGGCATCCATGCGGTGCATCTCCATACGACCGGCACCTGCACCGGTCCCGACTTCACCAGCGCGGGCGGCCATTGGAACCCGACCGGGCGCCAGCATGGCAAGGACAATCCCGCCGGTATGCATATGGGCGACATGCCGAACATGCTCGCCGGGCCGGACGGCGCGGGCGATCTGGAATATGTCGTCCCGCATGGCAGCATCAAGGACGGCGCGACCCCGCTGCTCGACGCCGACGGCGCGGCGGTGGTGATCCATGCCCAGGCCGATGACAATAAGACCGACCCGACGGGCAATGCCGGCGGCCGCGTCGCCTGTGGCGTGCTGAAGGCGGGCTGA
- a CDS encoding VOC family protein gives MIDHVGFAVSDAERSGEFYDLLLGAIGFSRLATIPAAENGSGGTAHGYGRDGDACFWIGDKEQVGQGTHIAFRVENRAMVQAFHAAGLAAGGTDQGAPGLRPHYGPTYYAAFILDPDGLNIEAVCHRTEEPSAVT, from the coding sequence ATGATCGATCATGTCGGTTTCGCCGTCAGCGATGCGGAACGATCGGGTGAGTTTTACGACTTGTTGCTGGGCGCGATCGGCTTCTCGCGATTGGCCACTATCCCGGCGGCGGAAAATGGCAGCGGCGGGACGGCGCATGGCTATGGCCGGGACGGCGACGCCTGTTTCTGGATCGGCGACAAGGAACAGGTGGGCCAGGGGACACATATCGCCTTTCGCGTCGAGAACCGGGCCATGGTCCAGGCCTTCCACGCAGCCGGTCTGGCGGCGGGCGGCACGGATCAGGGCGCGCCGGGCCTGCGGCCCCATTATGGACCGACCTATTATGCCGCCTTCATCCTCGATCCCGACGGGTTGAATATCGAGGCGGTCTGCCACAGGACCGAAGAACCGTCAGCCGTGACGTGA
- a CDS encoding MarR family transcriptional regulator, with protein MSLLDHPDAKAFLLHWGEMGTQWGVNRSVSQVHALLYLSDRPLPADEIVDQLGLARSNVSTALKELQGYAIVRRVHVDGDRRDHFVAELDLWEMLTRIAAERKRREIDPTIALLGELAQRLAQDKSAPAHVRDRIVRMHEFMSTLGTWYEQVRVLPKPTLVTLMKLGGKIARFLPGAKDKTPPLD; from the coding sequence ATGTCACTTCTCGACCATCCCGATGCCAAGGCGTTCCTGCTCCACTGGGGTGAAATGGGTACGCAATGGGGCGTCAACCGGTCGGTCAGCCAGGTTCATGCCCTGCTCTACCTGTCCGACCGGCCCCTGCCCGCCGATGAGATTGTCGACCAGCTTGGCCTTGCCCGTTCCAACGTCTCGACCGCGCTCAAGGAATTGCAGGGCTATGCCATTGTCCGCCGCGTCCATGTCGATGGCGACCGGCGCGACCATTTCGTGGCCGAACTGGACCTGTGGGAAATGCTCACCCGCATCGCGGCCGAGCGCAAGCGGCGGGAGATCGACCCGACCATCGCCCTGCTGGGCGAGCTTGCCCAACGACTGGCGCAGGACAAGAGCGCGCCCGCCCATGTCCGCGACCGGATCGTGCGGATGCATGAATTCATGTCGACGCTGGGCACCTGGTACGAACAGGTGCGCGTCCTGCCCAAGCCCACGCTTGTCACGCTGATGAAGCTGGGCGGCAAGATCGCCCGCTTCCTGCCCGGCGCGAAGGACAAGACCCCGCCCCTGGACTGA
- the trmFO gene encoding methylenetetrahydrofolate--tRNA-(uracil(54)-C(5))-methyltransferase (FADH(2)-oxidizing) TrmFO, with amino-acid sequence MSDHQVHIIGGGLAGTEAAWQLAQAGIRVRLSEMRGTGDMTPAHQTDGLAELVCSNSFRSDDADKNAVGLLHQEMRRLDSLIMAQAEPAKVPAGSALAVDRHVFSGGVTRALADHPNVEIVRERIDTLPGAGMTIVATGPLTAPALATSIGEAAGMEHLAFFDAIAPVIHFDSIDMDKCWMANRWDKIGPAGGEGKDYINCPMNREQYEAFVQGLLDGEKTEYKEWEANTPYFEGCMPIEVMASRGPETLRHGPMKPMGLDDPRTGRWPYAVVQLRQDNASGTLWNMVGFQTKLKHGAQVELFRTIAGLEKAEFARLGGLHRNTFIQSPKLLDPTLRLKSAPHIRFAGQMTGCEGYVESAAIGLLAGRFAAAELLGHVLTPPPADTALGALLGHVTGNVETADYQPMNVNFGLFPTLDDVKKKQRKEAYTSRARASLGAWMGEMEIA; translated from the coding sequence ATGTCCGATCATCAGGTTCATATCATCGGCGGCGGCCTGGCCGGCACCGAAGCGGCGTGGCAGTTGGCGCAGGCGGGCATCCGCGTCCGCCTGTCCGAAATGCGGGGAACGGGCGACATGACCCCCGCGCACCAGACCGACGGCCTGGCCGAACTGGTCTGTTCCAACAGCTTCCGTTCCGACGATGCCGACAAGAATGCCGTCGGCCTGCTGCATCAGGAAATGCGGCGGCTGGACTCGCTCATCATGGCGCAGGCTGAACCGGCCAAGGTGCCCGCCGGGTCCGCGCTGGCGGTCGACCGCCATGTCTTTTCGGGCGGCGTCACCCGCGCGCTGGCAGACCATCCCAATGTCGAGATCGTGCGTGAGCGGATCGACACGCTGCCGGGCGCGGGCATGACCATCGTCGCCACCGGCCCGCTGACCGCGCCTGCCCTCGCCACCAGCATCGGCGAAGCGGCGGGCATGGAGCATCTCGCCTTCTTCGACGCGATCGCGCCGGTCATCCATTTCGACAGCATCGACATGGACAAATGCTGGATGGCCAATCGCTGGGACAAGATCGGTCCCGCCGGCGGCGAGGGCAAGGATTATATCAACTGCCCGATGAACCGGGAGCAATATGAGGCCTTCGTCCAGGGGCTGCTCGACGGCGAAAAAACCGAATATAAGGAATGGGAGGCGAACACCCCCTATTTCGAGGGCTGTATGCCGATCGAGGTCATGGCGTCACGCGGGCCGGAAACCCTGCGCCACGGGCCGATGAAGCCGATGGGCCTCGACGATCCGCGCACCGGCCGCTGGCCCTATGCGGTCGTGCAGTTGCGGCAGGACAATGCCAGCGGCACGCTCTGGAACATGGTCGGCTTCCAGACCAAGCTGAAACATGGCGCGCAGGTCGAATTGTTCCGCACCATAGCGGGACTGGAAAAGGCCGAGTTCGCGCGGCTGGGCGGCCTGCACCGCAACACCTTCATCCAGTCGCCCAAGCTGCTCGATCCCACGCTGCGCCTGAAAAGCGCGCCGCATATCCGCTTCGCCGGGCAGATGACGGGGTGCGAGGGGTATGTGGAGAGCGCCGCCATCGGCCTGCTCGCCGGGCGCTTCGCGGCGGCCGAACTGCTGGGACATGTCCTGACGCCCCCGCCCGCCGACACCGCGCTCGGTGCGCTGCTGGGGCATGTGACCGGCAATGTCGAGACGGCGGACTATCAGCCGATGAACGTCAATTTCGGCCTGTTCCCGACGCTGGACGATGTGAAGAAGAAACAGCGCAAGGAAGCCTATACCTCCCGCGCGCGCGCATCGCTGGGCGCATGGATGGGGGAAATGGAGATCGCCTGA
- a CDS encoding EF-hand domain-containing protein has product MGRMLAGGMAALLLVAGGLFWWQGRADTAPVPQLAVAPPPPPEVESLPEGDPDAVGEAPPMPGEASPQSREEKRFARYDRNRDGVITRVEMMGSRTKAFKALDKNGDNLLSFEEWAAATSDRFSAADADKDGKLTPAEFATTAPKRTVKPKCKC; this is encoded by the coding sequence ATGGGGCGAATGCTGGCGGGGGGCATGGCGGCGCTGCTGCTGGTTGCGGGCGGCCTGTTCTGGTGGCAGGGGCGGGCGGACACCGCGCCGGTGCCGCAACTGGCCGTCGCGCCGCCGCCTCCGCCCGAAGTGGAGAGCCTGCCGGAGGGCGATCCTGATGCGGTAGGGGAAGCGCCGCCCATGCCCGGCGAGGCCAGTCCGCAGAGCCGTGAGGAGAAGCGCTTCGCCCGCTACGACCGGAACCGGGATGGGGTCATCACCCGCGTCGAGATGATGGGCAGCCGCACCAAGGCCTTCAAGGCGCTGGACAAGAATGGCGATAATCTTCTGTCTTTCGAGGAATGGGCGGCGGCGACGTCGGACCGTTTCAGCGCGGCGGACGCCGACAAGGACGGCAAGCTGACCCCGGCGGAATTCGCCACCACCGCGCCCAAGCGGACGGTGAAGCCGAAGTGCAAATGCTAG